A section of the Microbulbifer pacificus genome encodes:
- a CDS encoding DUF924 family protein, with product MATPSEILQFWFGSDQLEAPADEKHQQLWFTRDEAFDQEIEERFGHLVESAIAGELHSWRESLAGELALVLVCDQFTRNVYRGSARAFTGDLLALEVALAVIERGDDLRLGLFQRAFLGMPLEHAESEHIQRRSVDYFNRLRMDYPDGASGAAKAESFYQYALAHQKVIDEFGRYPHRNGPLGRESTTTEREWLEQGGGF from the coding sequence ATGGCTACCCCCTCTGAAATACTGCAGTTCTGGTTTGGCTCAGATCAGCTGGAAGCACCGGCAGATGAAAAGCATCAGCAACTGTGGTTTACCCGCGATGAGGCCTTTGATCAGGAGATTGAAGAGCGATTCGGACATCTGGTGGAATCTGCCATCGCCGGCGAACTGCACAGCTGGCGGGAATCCCTGGCCGGTGAACTGGCGCTGGTGCTTGTGTGTGACCAGTTCACGCGAAACGTCTACCGGGGCAGCGCGCGCGCATTTACAGGAGACTTATTAGCTCTGGAAGTCGCTCTCGCGGTGATCGAGAGGGGTGATGACCTTCGGCTGGGGCTATTCCAGCGAGCTTTTCTCGGTATGCCGCTGGAACATGCCGAGAGCGAGCACATACAGCGCCGCTCCGTGGACTATTTCAACCGCCTGCGCATGGATTATCCCGACGGCGCCAGTGGCGCCGCCAAGGCCGAGAGCTTCTATCAATACGCCCTTGCCCACCAGAAAGTCATCGACGAATTCGGGCGCTATCCCCATCGCAATGGGCCGCTCGGCCGTGAATCGACCACTACGGAGCGGGAATGGCTGGAACAGGGAGGTGGCTTCTGA
- a CDS encoding outer membrane beta-barrel domain-containing protein, with the protein MEIGIRRIYVKLACALSLAGFSAVTLAQGDEVIDEIISPDLERREIHEAKIDSEDFEFTVYLGGVLSMEDFGTNRMIGGSLAYHISEDFFMEAGYAQSELGLSSYERLSGSAPLLTDDERDLSMYNLSLAWNFLPGEIFILDRWALNSNLYLIGGIGNTSFADEEYFTYNVGVGIRMLAQDWLALRFDVRDHILEHEIFGEPQNANNISAQMGVSIYF; encoded by the coding sequence ATGGAAATTGGGATTCGACGTATTTATGTAAAACTCGCCTGCGCGCTCTCCCTCGCCGGCTTTTCCGCGGTAACCCTGGCCCAGGGCGATGAGGTGATCGACGAGATCATTTCCCCGGATCTGGAGCGCCGCGAAATTCACGAGGCGAAGATCGACAGCGAGGACTTCGAGTTCACCGTCTACCTGGGCGGTGTTCTGAGCATGGAAGATTTCGGTACCAACCGCATGATCGGCGGCAGTCTCGCTTATCACATCAGCGAAGACTTTTTCATGGAGGCTGGCTACGCGCAGTCGGAGCTGGGGCTTTCCAGCTACGAAAGGCTCAGCGGCAGCGCGCCGCTGCTCACCGACGACGAGCGCGATCTCTCCATGTACAACCTGTCGCTGGCCTGGAATTTTCTGCCGGGTGAAATTTTCATCCTCGACCGCTGGGCGCTCAACAGCAACCTGTACCTGATCGGTGGTATCGGCAACACCAGCTTCGCGGATGAGGAGTATTTCACCTACAACGTGGGTGTCGGCATCCGCATGCTGGCGCAGGATTGGCTGGCGCTGCGATTTGACGTACGGGATCACATTCTTGAGCACGAGATCTTCGGTGAGCCGCAGAATGCCAATAATATTTCTGCCCAAATGGGCGTTTCGATCTATTTCTGA
- a CDS encoding LysE family translocator: MDMLSWLTLAGICALGAMSPGPSLLIVLRCAAAGPRQGLACAVAHGGAVALYACLTAFGLAVLVTHIPMLFAILQWGGAAMLVYLGWKALRAPAPSNAATNNPTPEFVSTSRAALQGFGIAFFNPKVAVFFTALFSQFVSAEQMLGTKLGMAGLAAGIDAIWYSLVALLVTLGSGRGWLSANAAHRLQQVFGVLLLGLAARLVFSIQ; encoded by the coding sequence ATGGATATGCTCTCCTGGCTGACTCTGGCGGGAATCTGTGCGTTGGGTGCCATGAGCCCCGGGCCGAGCCTGCTGATTGTGCTGCGCTGTGCTGCAGCCGGTCCCCGCCAGGGGCTGGCGTGCGCCGTTGCCCACGGCGGGGCCGTCGCGCTCTATGCGTGCCTGACCGCCTTCGGCCTGGCCGTATTGGTCACACATATACCCATGCTGTTCGCCATTCTCCAGTGGGGTGGAGCTGCCATGTTGGTGTATCTGGGCTGGAAGGCCCTGCGCGCTCCCGCCCCGAGCAACGCGGCGACGAACAACCCGACGCCAGAGTTCGTTTCCACTTCGCGAGCGGCACTGCAGGGCTTCGGGATCGCATTCTTCAACCCCAAGGTTGCGGTCTTTTTTACCGCGCTGTTCAGCCAGTTCGTCTCGGCCGAGCAAATGCTCGGCACCAAACTTGGCATGGCTGGCCTGGCTGCCGGTATCGACGCAATCTGGTATTCACTGGTTGCCCTGCTGGTGACCCTGGGCAGCGGGCGTGGCTGGCTCAGTGCAAACGCCGCCCACCGCCTGCAGCAGGTATTTGGTGTGCTGCTACTTGGGCTCGCCGCGCGATTGGTATTCAGCATCCAATAA
- a CDS encoding HzsA-related protein — MNDFCTFFARARRLSISSLLSPIAPLAVAVLAGCSGGSGGSGLGGGEQAEDPVVVDYPVVYVRRTLNRDEDGVLMGSDIYAPSTFNPGAELVLRDRATASAPERVLTTDLFVSDEAAGIVFEGGYDVKDLAVSHDGKTLAFAMRAPNIEGLDDDEQPSWNIWLYDFASAELKRAIPSDLIAEEGDDIAPAFLPDGRIVFTSTRQRRSRALLLDDNKPQFSALAEDLEEPAFVLHVMEQDGSNIRQISYNQSHDLSPTVLASGRVLFSRWDNMGTLDRLSLYTVKPDGTDLQFHYGYHSQATGTSADPQSGPVPAAFSKPQQMPDGRILVTLRSPEGITYGGDMVVIDAENFTEAYSEPEQQGVLQGQESLSVEQVITDGGLSPHGLFANAWAFHDGTSRLLVSWSECRVIDPATELPQPCTDDWLATEGIVPADPLYGLWIYDYKEGTQRPIIQPIEGQMISEAVTADTRPVPAFIPEPIPGIDIDRDLYDAGLAILDIRSVYDFDGVAALDIAAVADPLQTSAAERPARFLRVVKAVGIPDRDTLDFDRAAFGRSRAQLMREIIGYTPIQPDGSVRVKVPADMPLAISVVDANGRRIVGRHNNWLQFRAGEIRKCQGCHSRDSEVAHGRTDKEPASVWAGAPTSGAPFANTEPALSANMGETMAQLLARIAGNPSLEGDLKFSDQWTDPALRAKDPSSALLMSELQTPVPTSVACQSTWSADCRSVIHYPTHIQPIWDLPRQLTDDLGNVLEDHTCTGCHSNRDAAGMSQVPPGQLDLRADQSGVNTNFSTSYVELVFDNPTEELRDGAVQNVLVQDTDDNGNPLFEVDENGDLVLDSDGNPIPVMVTVNIERIMNTAGANASRFFSVFAAGGVHEGELSAAELRLISEWLDIGAQYYNNPFDAPVN; from the coding sequence TTGAACGATTTTTGTACGTTTTTCGCGCGCGCGAGACGCCTTTCCATAAGCTCTCTGCTGTCCCCAATCGCACCCCTGGCGGTAGCGGTGCTCGCCGGATGTTCCGGCGGCAGTGGTGGCTCCGGGCTCGGCGGTGGCGAGCAGGCGGAAGATCCGGTGGTGGTGGATTACCCGGTGGTCTATGTGCGCCGTACGCTCAATCGCGACGAAGACGGCGTGTTGATGGGCAGCGATATCTATGCGCCCTCGACCTTCAATCCCGGGGCGGAACTGGTGTTGCGGGATCGTGCCACTGCCAGTGCCCCGGAGCGGGTGTTGACCACGGACCTGTTCGTCAGCGACGAGGCGGCCGGCATCGTGTTCGAAGGCGGCTATGACGTGAAAGATCTGGCGGTCTCCCACGATGGCAAAACCCTGGCGTTTGCCATGCGCGCGCCGAATATCGAGGGGCTGGATGACGACGAGCAGCCGAGCTGGAACATCTGGCTGTACGATTTTGCATCAGCTGAGCTGAAGCGCGCGATCCCGTCCGACCTGATCGCCGAGGAGGGCGACGATATCGCCCCCGCATTCCTGCCCGACGGTCGTATCGTGTTTACCTCCACCCGCCAGCGCCGCTCCCGCGCGCTGCTGCTCGACGACAACAAACCGCAGTTTTCTGCGTTGGCGGAAGATCTCGAAGAGCCCGCTTTTGTGTTGCATGTGATGGAGCAGGACGGCAGCAATATCCGGCAGATCTCCTACAACCAGAGCCACGATCTTTCCCCCACGGTGCTCGCCAGCGGACGCGTTCTGTTCAGCCGCTGGGACAATATGGGCACACTTGACCGGCTCAGCCTCTATACCGTAAAGCCGGATGGCACCGACCTGCAGTTCCACTACGGCTATCACAGCCAGGCCACCGGCACGAGCGCCGACCCGCAAAGCGGTCCGGTGCCGGCGGCGTTCAGCAAACCCCAGCAGATGCCGGATGGGCGCATCCTGGTCACCCTGCGCTCGCCGGAGGGAATTACCTACGGCGGCGACATGGTGGTGATCGACGCGGAGAATTTCACCGAGGCCTACAGCGAACCGGAACAGCAGGGTGTGCTGCAGGGGCAGGAATCCCTCTCCGTCGAACAGGTCATCACCGACGGCGGTCTCTCCCCGCACGGCCTGTTCGCCAACGCCTGGGCCTTCCACGACGGTACCAGCCGCCTGCTGGTGAGCTGGAGTGAGTGTCGGGTGATCGACCCGGCAACGGAACTACCGCAGCCATGCACCGACGACTGGCTGGCGACGGAGGGGATCGTCCCCGCCGACCCGCTCTACGGTCTGTGGATTTACGACTATAAAGAGGGCACCCAGCGCCCGATTATCCAGCCGATAGAGGGCCAGATGATTTCCGAGGCGGTTACCGCCGATACCCGTCCGGTACCGGCGTTTATTCCCGAGCCGATACCCGGTATCGATATCGACCGCGACCTGTACGACGCAGGGCTCGCGATTCTGGATATCCGCAGCGTGTACGACTTCGACGGCGTTGCCGCGCTGGATATCGCCGCGGTTGCAGATCCGCTGCAGACCTCTGCCGCCGAGCGCCCGGCGCGTTTCCTGCGGGTGGTCAAGGCGGTGGGGATTCCGGATCGCGATACTCTGGATTTTGACCGCGCCGCGTTCGGCCGCAGTCGCGCGCAGTTGATGCGGGAGATCATCGGCTACACCCCGATCCAGCCGGACGGCTCGGTACGGGTAAAGGTTCCGGCCGATATGCCGCTCGCGATTTCCGTGGTGGATGCCAACGGCCGCCGTATCGTCGGTCGTCACAACAACTGGCTGCAGTTCCGCGCCGGTGAAATCCGCAAGTGCCAGGGGTGTCACAGTCGCGACAGCGAAGTGGCCCACGGTCGCACCGACAAAGAACCCGCTTCCGTCTGGGCCGGCGCCCCGACAAGCGGTGCGCCCTTTGCCAATACCGAGCCTGCGCTCAGCGCGAACATGGGTGAGACCATGGCACAGCTGCTGGCTCGGATTGCCGGCAATCCGTCGCTGGAAGGGGACCTGAAATTTTCCGATCAGTGGACCGACCCGGCGCTGCGCGCCAAAGACCCGAGCAGTGCGCTGCTGATGAGCGAACTGCAAACCCCGGTGCCGACCAGCGTCGCCTGCCAGAGCACCTGGAGTGCCGACTGTCGCAGCGTTATCCACTACCCCACGCATATCCAACCGATCTGGGATCTGCCGCGACAGCTCACCGACGACCTTGGCAATGTGCTGGAAGACCACACCTGCACCGGTTGCCACAGCAACCGTGATGCCGCGGGTATGTCCCAGGTGCCACCGGGGCAGCTGGATCTGCGCGCGGATCAGTCCGGGGTCAATACCAACTTCAGCACGTCCTATGTCGAACTGGTTTTCGACAATCCCACCGAGGAGCTGCGCGATGGTGCGGTTCAGAACGTGCTGGTGCAGGACACCGACGACAACGGCAATCCTCTGTTCGAGGTGGATGAAAATGGTGATCTCGTTCTCGATTCTGATGGTAACCCGATTCCTGTTATGGTGACGGTGAATATTGAGCGGATCATGAATACCGCCGGTGCCAACGCCAGTCGCTTCTTCAGTGTGTTTGCAGCGGGCGGTGTGCACGAAGGTGAGTTGTCCGCGGCGGAATTGCGTTTGATTTCAGAATGGCTGGATATCGGTGCGCAGTATTACAACAACCCCTTTGATGCACCGGTCAACTGA
- a CDS encoding DUF3570 domain-containing protein, which translates to MAVTNCRKIFGALALSLFSAWATAAVLPEERADTMYHSYSGGGVTIDGPSVLVRKNIGNSVSLSANYYVDMISGASIDVQATASPYSEQRDEFSLGADYLVDKTTMSLSYTNSSEDDYQAETVGFGIKQDFFGDLSTLSMRVSLGSDDVMRNGDDNFLEQAEHRRYALGWSQILTTKLIAELSVETVADDGFLNNPYRSVRYLDPTSGTGFSYQAELYPTTRNSDAVALRAKYRLPYRAAIKSEYRRYADSWGIDADNLEFRYTHPLETEDLILEGKLRFYQQTGADFYSDLFPYVNATSFRARDKELSDFSSTAIGIGASYQLPERWSLFDRRSSINLYWDYMMFDYDNFRDARATQALPGEEPTYSFNAHVVRLFWSMWF; encoded by the coding sequence GTGGCTGTAACTAACTGCAGAAAAATTTTCGGCGCGCTTGCGCTTTCCCTGTTTTCTGCCTGGGCCACTGCTGCGGTGTTGCCGGAAGAGCGCGCGGACACCATGTACCACTCCTACAGTGGCGGCGGTGTCACCATCGATGGTCCCTCGGTGCTGGTGCGCAAGAATATTGGCAACTCGGTTTCGCTGTCGGCCAACTATTACGTGGACATGATTTCCGGTGCCTCCATTGACGTGCAGGCCACCGCCAGCCCCTATTCCGAACAGCGGGATGAGTTTTCTCTGGGAGCGGACTATCTGGTGGACAAGACCACCATGAGTCTCAGCTACACCAATTCCAGCGAAGACGATTACCAGGCGGAAACCGTGGGGTTCGGCATCAAGCAGGATTTCTTCGGCGACCTCAGCACCCTGTCCATGCGCGTGAGCCTTGGTAGTGACGACGTGATGCGCAACGGCGATGACAATTTCCTTGAGCAGGCGGAGCACCGCCGCTACGCCCTCGGCTGGAGCCAGATCCTCACCACCAAACTGATCGCCGAGCTGAGCGTGGAAACCGTGGCGGACGACGGTTTTCTGAATAATCCCTACCGCAGCGTGCGCTATCTCGACCCGACCTCTGGTACCGGCTTCAGCTATCAGGCGGAGCTCTATCCCACCACCCGCAACAGCGACGCGGTGGCACTGCGGGCCAAATACCGGCTGCCGTACCGCGCCGCGATCAAGAGTGAATACCGCCGCTACGCCGACAGCTGGGGTATTGATGCGGACAATCTGGAATTCCGTTACACCCATCCACTGGAAACAGAAGACCTGATTCTCGAGGGCAAGCTGCGTTTCTATCAGCAGACCGGCGCGGACTTTTACAGCGACCTGTTCCCGTATGTGAACGCCACCAGCTTTCGCGCCCGCGACAAGGAGCTGAGTGATTTCAGCAGCACCGCGATCGGCATCGGCGCCTCTTACCAGTTGCCGGAGCGCTGGTCCCTGTTTGATCGCCGCAGCAGCATCAATCTCTACTGGGATTACATGATGTTCGACTACGATAACTTCCGCGACGCGCGCGCGACGCAGGCGCTGCCTGGCGAGGAGCCCACCTACAGCTTCAATGCCCATGTGGTCAGGCTATTCTGGTCCATGTGGTTCTGA
- a CDS encoding 23S rRNA (adenine(2030)-N(6))-methyltransferase RlmJ, translated as MLSYRHGFHAGNFADVLKHCVQMEIISYLQKKDTPFDYIDTHGGAGLYSLGSEMARKNSEYMTGIGRLYNHCDLPGLQDYLALIAGLNQEGGLKFYPGSPLIAAEMLRAQDKAWLFELHPADAEHLRKNLARQRQCQVREEDGFKGLSALLPTRSRRALVLIDPPYEQKDDYQRVVDALKLIHRKMSNAITALWYPVVDRHRIDALEKQLVASGIRNIQLFELGVRADEAGHGMTSAGMIVVNPPWTLRGQMEALLPPLAAELSADGASHYRCETLVAE; from the coding sequence ATGCTCAGTTACCGCCACGGTTTTCACGCCGGCAACTTTGCCGATGTGCTCAAGCACTGCGTGCAGATGGAAATCATTTCCTACCTGCAGAAAAAAGACACGCCGTTTGACTATATCGATACCCACGGCGGCGCCGGACTCTACAGCCTCGGCTCGGAAATGGCGCGCAAGAACAGCGAGTACATGACCGGTATCGGTAGGCTTTACAACCATTGCGACCTGCCCGGTTTGCAGGATTATCTGGCACTGATTGCCGGCCTGAACCAGGAGGGTGGCCTGAAGTTCTACCCGGGGTCGCCGCTGATCGCCGCGGAAATGCTGCGGGCCCAGGACAAGGCCTGGCTGTTCGAGCTGCACCCGGCAGACGCGGAGCACCTGCGCAAAAACCTCGCCCGCCAGCGCCAGTGTCAGGTGCGCGAGGAAGACGGCTTCAAGGGCCTGTCAGCATTGCTGCCCACGCGCTCGCGCCGTGCGCTGGTACTGATCGACCCACCCTACGAACAGAAGGACGACTACCAGCGTGTGGTGGATGCGCTGAAGCTGATCCACCGCAAAATGTCCAACGCCATCACCGCACTCTGGTACCCGGTGGTGGACCGCCACCGTATCGATGCGCTGGAAAAGCAGCTGGTGGCTTCCGGTATTCGCAATATCCAGTTGTTCGAACTGGGCGTGCGGGCCGATGAGGCGGGCCACGGTATGACGTCTGCCGGCATGATCGTGGTGAATCCACCCTGGACCCTGCGCGGCCAGATGGAAGCGCTGCTGCCACCGCTGGCAGCGGAGCTGAGCGCCGATGGGGCCAGTCACTACCGCTGTGAGACGCTGGTTGCGGAATAG
- a CDS encoding TlpA family protein disulfide reductase, with the protein MRNFIAAICASAALLVGAPASANVPAANFTLASLKNGNLKLSEQRGEVIMLNFWASWCGPCREEMPLLNDLHARYESVGFKVWGVNVDANREDAQAMLNKIPVDFPVLFDSESSVSKLFGVEAMPSTVFIDRDGNVRYVHKGYRSGDEAEYKKIIKELIRE; encoded by the coding sequence ATGCGCAACTTTATCGCCGCAATCTGCGCCAGTGCCGCCCTGCTGGTGGGCGCGCCCGCATCGGCCAATGTTCCCGCCGCCAACTTCACGCTCGCCTCGCTTAAAAATGGCAACCTGAAACTGAGCGAACAGCGCGGCGAAGTAATCATGCTCAACTTCTGGGCCTCCTGGTGCGGTCCCTGCCGCGAGGAAATGCCGCTGCTTAACGACCTGCACGCGCGCTACGAATCCGTGGGCTTCAAGGTGTGGGGTGTGAACGTGGATGCCAACCGCGAAGACGCGCAGGCGATGCTGAACAAGATCCCGGTGGATTTCCCGGTGCTGTTCGATTCCGAGAGCAGTGTGAGCAAACTGTTCGGTGTGGAAGCCATGCCGAGCACCGTGTTCATCGACCGCGACGGCAATGTGCGCTATGTGCACAAGGGCTACCGCAGTGGCGATGAGGCCGAGTACAAAAAAATCATCAAGGAACTGATCCGGGAATAA
- a CDS encoding helix-turn-helix domain-containing protein has translation MIHCHLARMMGERKMRVADVARETGLSRATITLLYKETAQKVDLEAIEKLCLLFECQVGELLELKYA, from the coding sequence ATGATCCACTGCCATCTCGCCCGCATGATGGGTGAGCGCAAGATGCGCGTTGCTGACGTTGCCAGAGAAACGGGGCTCAGCCGCGCCACGATAACGCTGCTCTACAAAGAGACGGCCCAAAAGGTGGATCTGGAAGCTATTGAAAAGCTGTGTTTGCTGTTCGAATGCCAGGTAGGTGAACTACTTGAGCTGAAATACGCATAA
- a CDS encoding DUF4266 domain-containing protein, whose amino-acid sequence MIKRVLQSLPLLTIFSFLTGCETMMPEPWVKPYERHYLADPIMSFERDPVAVGYMNHVYEAREAARGAEGGSGGGCGCN is encoded by the coding sequence ATGATCAAGCGCGTGCTGCAGTCGTTACCGCTGCTGACTATTTTCTCGTTCCTTACTGGTTGTGAAACCATGATGCCGGAGCCCTGGGTCAAACCTTACGAACGGCACTACCTCGCCGACCCGATCATGAGTTTCGAGCGGGATCCAGTGGCGGTGGGGTATATGAATCACGTGTACGAAGCGCGAGAAGCCGCACGCGGAGCAGAAGGTGGTTCGGGAGGCGGTTGTGGCTGTAACTAA
- a CDS encoding SH3 domain-containing protein has protein sequence MTRLSKKKAPELALLVAGALFAAQAGAADQDKKQSVTESFTANQFGERLPQNLPFDTEQVIVGAEYLNLYTGPGRGYVIDHVAEYGEPLWLLKRRTDWVKVMTRTGKTGWARIAELDEIVTPDGEAVAVPTPGIDDYREQGLRVGFVYGDFEGANSLGVSVGYRFTDNISAELRAAQTIGAYSDSQTYQVALLHQPFPQWRISPYFLLGTGINITSPNATIVATEDRQDSTMLTGVGVTTYLSRRFALRAEVANHYLLTSRETNQEIVEWKLGFDVFM, from the coding sequence ATGACAAGGCTTTCGAAAAAAAAAGCCCCTGAGCTGGCGCTGCTTGTTGCCGGCGCTTTGTTCGCCGCGCAGGCAGGCGCGGCGGACCAGGACAAAAAACAATCTGTTACCGAGAGCTTCACCGCCAACCAGTTCGGTGAACGCCTACCGCAAAACCTTCCTTTCGATACCGAGCAGGTCATCGTCGGGGCGGAATATCTCAATCTCTACACCGGTCCCGGTCGCGGTTATGTGATCGACCATGTGGCGGAGTACGGCGAGCCGCTGTGGCTGCTGAAGCGCCGCACCGACTGGGTCAAGGTGATGACCCGCACCGGCAAAACCGGTTGGGCAAGAATTGCCGAGCTGGATGAGATCGTCACCCCGGATGGCGAAGCGGTGGCGGTACCCACTCCCGGCATCGACGACTATCGCGAGCAGGGTTTGCGGGTCGGATTCGTCTACGGCGATTTCGAGGGTGCCAACTCGCTGGGGGTGTCTGTCGGTTATCGCTTTACCGATAATATTTCCGCAGAACTGCGCGCAGCGCAGACCATCGGTGCCTACTCCGACAGCCAAACCTACCAGGTGGCGCTGCTGCACCAGCCGTTCCCCCAGTGGCGGATCTCGCCATACTTTCTGCTCGGCACCGGGATCAATATCACATCCCCCAACGCCACCATCGTCGCCACCGAAGATCGCCAGGACAGCACCATGCTCACCGGCGTCGGTGTGACCACCTATTTATCCCGCCGCTTTGCCCTGCGCGCGGAAGTTGCCAATCATTACCTGCTCACCTCGCGGGAAACCAATCAGGAGATAGTCGAATGGAAATTGGGATTCGACGTATTTATGTAA
- a CDS encoding DUF4268 domain-containing protein gives MYQIDKSANRIFPLQERKFSELGFRERDHLQEWIATNPEVLGEELLIIQKEFDGFDETRERLDLLALDKQGHLVVIENKLDDSGRDVTWQALKYASYCAGLTKSQIVAIYQKYLDKYEGGDNAQQRLADFFNEFEFDELILNPGSDQRIIFVAANFRREVTSTALWLMEHRIRIQCIKAVPFAMGDQLLLKLDQIIPVKEAEEYMIGISEKKQEEQSNERTVANRHLAREKFWRVFIDTVRESDCRLYDNVNPSKDGWSSTGSGLSGVVYIVVFGRNCMRVEFVIARSSQEENKYLFDKLASRREELDSKFGAPLDWERLDNKKACRISYEAPADGFNSDEWPRIAAWLTSHISRIEKTFRPEIPNLKNLLALRQEEVEEGI, from the coding sequence ATGTACCAAATCGACAAATCTGCCAACCGTATCTTCCCACTGCAAGAACGGAAATTTTCGGAGCTGGGCTTCCGGGAGCGAGATCATTTGCAGGAGTGGATTGCTACGAATCCGGAAGTGCTCGGTGAGGAGTTGCTGATTATCCAGAAGGAGTTCGACGGTTTCGACGAAACCAGAGAGCGCCTCGATCTGTTAGCCCTGGATAAGCAGGGTCACTTGGTGGTGATTGAGAACAAGCTTGATGATTCGGGTCGCGATGTCACCTGGCAGGCCCTCAAGTACGCCTCCTACTGCGCTGGGCTCACCAAAAGTCAGATTGTCGCTATCTACCAAAAGTACTTGGACAAATATGAGGGCGGGGACAATGCCCAGCAGCGCCTGGCAGATTTCTTCAACGAATTCGAGTTTGACGAGCTTATCCTCAACCCCGGTTCGGATCAGCGCATCATTTTTGTCGCGGCCAATTTCCGCCGCGAGGTCACCTCCACTGCGCTGTGGCTAATGGAACACCGCATTCGTATCCAGTGCATTAAGGCGGTGCCCTTTGCCATGGGCGACCAGCTGTTGCTCAAGCTCGATCAGATCATCCCGGTAAAGGAGGCCGAGGAATACATGATCGGCATCAGTGAGAAGAAGCAGGAAGAGCAGTCCAACGAGCGCACCGTAGCCAACCGTCATCTAGCCCGGGAGAAATTCTGGAGAGTGTTTATCGACACTGTGCGCGAGAGCGACTGTCGTCTGTACGACAACGTTAATCCTAGCAAAGATGGTTGGAGCAGCACCGGATCGGGGCTGAGTGGTGTGGTCTACATCGTGGTATTTGGTCGCAACTGCATGCGAGTGGAATTTGTCATCGCGCGGAGCAGCCAGGAAGAAAACAAATACTTGTTCGACAAGTTGGCAAGTCGCCGTGAAGAGCTCGACTCAAAATTCGGCGCACCGCTGGACTGGGAGCGCCTGGACAATAAAAAGGCCTGTCGAATCAGCTATGAGGCCCCGGCCGACGGCTTCAACTCCGACGAATGGCCCCGTATTGCCGCCTGGCTGACAAGTCACATATCCCGGATCGAAAAAACCTTCCGGCCAGAAATTCCGAACCTGAAAAACCTACTGGCTCTGCGGCAGGAAGAGGTTGAGGAAGGAATCTAA